The genomic stretch GAGCCGCGAATGGAAAAAGTCCGCTTCCGGACGCTCGGATGCTACCCGCTGACCGGCGCCATCCGCTCCGAGGCGGATTCGCTCGAGAAGGTGATCGAGGAGATGATCTCGTCGCGAGTCTCGGAACGCCAGGGACGCATCATCGACTACGACGAATCGGGGTCAATGGAGGAGAAGAAGCGGGAAGGGTATTTTTGATGAAGCAGGGATCAGGAGACAGGATTCAGGATTCAGGAAAAGAAGAGTGAAGAGTGAAAGGAGACAGGATTCAGGAGACAGGATTCAGGAGACAGGAGCCGGTTGCCGGTGGCCGGATGTCGGTTGCCGGAGTTGAAGAGTGAAGAGTGAAGGAAGACGATGAAATGCGGGGCGAGGGACGCGGGACGAGCTTGCGCGATGCAACATTTTCAGCGGGAGGGCGAGGCTCCTGCCGAGCCGCACCGTTGCGTTCCACCGAAATGTCACCTGAAGACCATTTGTCTCCTGCCCGCTCTCGGTTTTTGCACTGAGCTCACTTTCTGCCACCCCTCCCGGTCGTTGTGAAGGGACTTGGGTTTCAGGATTGATTTTGGGGCGCGTCGACGTAGCGCCGGTTTTCAACCGGCATGTCGGGATCCGGCCGGCCCTCGGTCGCGCAAGTTGTAACCGTGCGGCTCGGCAGGCGCCTCTTCCTTCCGCCTCGCAGGCTCAAACATCCCCCGACCGGTATCGCTCGATCAAAATCCTTCTCTCTGAGTTCCGGAATCTCGCTCATACTTCCCCTTTCGTGCAAAGGGCGAAGAGCTCAAGGTTAATTAAGAGTGTGAACTTTGAAGCTATTTCGCATCTCGTTCAGTTTTCGCGGTGCGTCTTCTCGAGCTCATCGAGACGGTTCTGAAGATGACTGATGCGGCCGCGAAGCTGTTCGATCTCGCGCTCGAACTCGGCTCGGGAGAGCGATCTGGTTTCCAGCCGAGCGACGGCAGCGGATAATGACTGGTACTCACTCTCCAGTCTGTCGAAGCGGGTGTAGATCTGGTCGAAGTGGGTGAACATCTCCCGCCGAAGCTCTCCGAGATCGTCCCGCATGCCTCGCAACTCTTCCCGTACCTTTCCCTCGGAGGAGTCGACGTGCGAAACGATGTCGTTCCTGAATCGCTCCAGCAGCTTCGCAATATCATCTGCCATGATCAGCATTGTACCTCGGGCCTTGCCGGTTGCCGGATGCCGGTTGCCAGTTGCCCGTTGCCAGTTGCCGGTTGACAGGACTCAGGATTCGGGATTCAGGAGCCAGGATTCAGGATGGAAGAGTGAAGAGTGAAGAGTGAAGAGTGAAAGAAGAGCGACGAGCGACGAGTGACGAGCGGCGAGATGAAATGCGGGGCGAGGGACGCGGGACGCGGGACGAGTTTGCGCGAACTGGCAACTGGCAACCGGCAACTGGCTCCTGAATCCTGGCTCCTGAATCCTGTTTCCTTCTGAATGGGCCGAAATGGAGGTCGTGTAGTACGATGTTGTAATACAGCGGAGGTGGCCGGAATGCCAGTGAGTGTACGGTTGGATGACGAGACGAAGAAGATGCTGGATCGGATTTCCCGACTCAAGCGGATTCCGCGCTCCGAAGTGATTCGGCGGGGGATCGGGCTGATGGCACGGGAGGAAGGGCTCGACCGCGATGGAGTGAATGTCGCGGAGCAGCTCGAGTCCGTCATCGGTTCCGTGACGGGAGGGCCTCCGGAGCTCTCCGAGAGGACCGGCGATCGGTTCCGTGAGCTCGTCTCCGGGCGAAGAAGAGGGTAGCGCATGATCCTGCTCGATGCGGGACCGATGATCGCGATCCTGCACCGCGACGACAGCCATCATGACGCCTGCGTAAAGGTTCTTCGCGGGCTCTCAGAGCCGATGCTCACCGTCTGGCCCGCCGTGACAGAAGCGATGTACCTCCTCGGGTTTTCGACCGATGCACAACAGAGGTTGTGGGAGTTTCTCGGGAGCGATGCTATTGCAATCGCCGAGCTCGACAAGGCCGACTTCCCGAGAATGCGGGAGCTCATGGACAAGTACAGCGATCTTCCGATGGATCTTGCCGATGCGGCCCTGGTACGCGTCGCAGAGCGGGAGAGGCTCGGGAAGATCTTCACGATCGATCGTCGCGATTTCGAGATCTATCGGCCTGCGGATATGCGGAGGTTTCGGATCCTGCCGTGATGATCAGGAGCCCGGAGCCAGGAGCCAGGAAAAAGAAGAGTGAAGAGTGAAAGAAGACGATGAAATACGGGACGCGGGACGCGGGAGGAAGCTTGCGCGATGCAACATTCCACCGGGAGGGCGAGGCGCCTGCCGAGCCGCACCCATTCGAAATGGCAGAAAGTTCGTTCAGTGCAAAGATCGAGAGGGGAGCCGAGACAAAATCGTTTTCAGGTGACATTTCGGTGGAACGCAACGGTGCGGCTCGGCCGGCGCCTCGCCCTCCCGGTGATCGTGAAAGATCACGCCAGATCGTGACGGTGCGGCTCGTCGGCGCGTTCCCCCGCCCGGATTCTTCGCCCGTGCTCCGCCGGGCTCCTAATGAAACGACCACGAAATTGTTGGACTTCGACCCTCCTGCAGCGCTTCGCTGAGCTGATGTCCCAACCTGCGGGGTCCTTCGCCTGCCCGCCCGACCGCCCGCTCAGGATGACGTTGGTTTGAGTACGCGAGTGCGGTTGTTTCTGCACTCACGGGTGTCATTTCCCATTCACCGTCGCAAGGCGCCGGTCAACTGCTCAGAATGACGAGTGCTTCGCTCCCGAATCCTGGCAACAACCGGCAACCGGCAACCGGCCCCCGGTAACCGGCCAGCGGTAACCGGCAACTGGCAACCGGCAACTGGCAACCGGCAACCGGCAACTGGCAACCGGCAACTGGCAACCGGTCCCTGGCTCCTGTCTCCTGAATCCTGTTTCCTAAATCCTGTCTCCTGAATTCTGTCTCCTGGCTCCTGTCTCCTGAATCCTGTCTCCTGAATCCTGTCTCCTGAATCCTGCCTCCTGACGGTAAACTCTCCGGCGATGAGCAGCGTTGCCAGGGCCGACGGCCGATCGATTCACGACCTCGTAGAGCGCTACGAGGAACGGGACCTTCTCCGCTTTCTCACCTGCGGCAGCGTCGACGACGGAAAGTCGACGCTGATCGGGCGCCTCCTCCACGACTCGAACCTCGTCTACGAGGACCAGCTCGCCGCGGCGAAACGCGCGACCAAACCGGGTGGCGAGGAGATCGATTACTCCCTACTGCTCGACGGTCTCGACGCCGAGCGCGAACAGGGGATCACGATCGACGTTGCCTACCGCTACTTCTCCACCGCAAAACGGAAGTTCATCATTGCCGACACGCCCGGGCACGAGCAGTACACCCGGAACATGGTGACCGGCGCCTCGAACTGCGATCTCGCCATCATCCTGATCGATGCGAGGAAGGGCGTGCTCCGCCAGACCCGGCGCCACATGTTCATCGCCTCGCTTCTCGGCATCCGGCATCTCGTCGTCGCCGTCAACAAGATGGACCTGGTGGGGTACGACGAGCAGACTTTCGAACGCATTCGCCACTCCGTGTCGGATTTTGCGGCGAAGCTCCAGATCAGCGACATGGAGTTCATTCCGCTCTCCGCGCTCAAGGGCGACAACGTGGTTCATCGCAGCGAGGCGATGCCCTGGTATCAGGGTCCCCCATTGCTGCCCTTTCTGGAGACCGTGCACATCGCGAGCGACCGGAACCTGATCGACATGAGATTTCCGGTCCAGTACGTCCTCCGGCCGAATGCCGATTTCCGGGGCTATTGCGGCTCGGTCGTTTCGGGGGTGGTCCGGAAAGGGCAGGACGTGGTCGTCCTCCCATCCGGACGGCGCGCCAAGATTCGCTCGGTGCTCTCGGATGACTCCGAGGTCGATGAGGCGCCTGCACCGATGTCGGTGACGATCACGCTCACCGAAGAGGTGGACGTCAGCCGCGGCGACATGATCGTCCCCGAGAACAACAACCCGCACCTGTCGCAACATCTGGAGGCGATGCTCGTCTGGATGACCGACGAGCCGCTGAAACCCGACAGCGCGTTCATCGTGAAGCACACGACGATGGAGTCGCCCGCGGTGGTGTCCGACATCCGGTACCGGATCAACGTGGATGACCTTCACCGGCAGGAGACCGGAAGCCTCGAGCTCAACGAGATCGGGCGGATCAGACTGGAAGTCCCCCGGCCGGTGGCTTACGACGCCTACGTGAGAAACCGCCAGACGGGGTCGTTCATCCTGATCGATCGCATCTCGAACGCGACGGTCGCCGCGGGGATGATCGTCGACAGGGAGTCGGTAGAGGATTCGCTCGAGCACCGGCGATCAGTCGATGCCGGCAGCAACCTGCGCGAGGAGGATCGATCGCTGATCCCGGAAGGTGCGAAGGCGCAGAGGCTGGCGCAGGAGCCGGTCGTCGTCTGGCTGACCGGACTGCCCCGCTCCGGAAAATCCTCGATCGCCTGGGCGCTGGAAGCCGAGCTGTTCGGTCTCGGGCGTCACGTCGCGGTCCTCGACGGCGAGCGGATCCGGCGGACGATCAGCGCAGATCTCGGATTCAGCCACGCCGACCGGATGGAGAACGTCCGGCGAACGGCCGAGCTCGCGAGGGAGCTGCTGAGACAGGGGATGCAGGTGATCGTCGCGCTCGTGTCGCAGTCGGAGGATCAGCGGGCGGTCGCGCGCGAGATCATCGGCGGGGACCGGCTGATCGAGGTCTTCTGCGACGCCCCGCTCGAGGTCTGTGAAGCGCGTGACACGGCGGGCCTCTACGCGCGTGCGCGGACCGGAGAGATCACCAACGTGACCGGTATCAACTTTCCCTACGAGGCTCCGGCTCGGGCGGATCTGACGCTGCCGACGGATCAATGGGACGTCGATCGAAGCGTCGAAGCCGTCGTCGAAGTGCTGCGAGAGCGAGGTTTTCTCGGTCGATGAGCTCCCCCGAATCGAAGAACATCCAGTGGCAGGACGGGGAAGTCGATCCGTCGGATCGCGAGCGACTCCTCGGGCAGCGGGGCTGCGTGTTCTGGCTGACGGGGCTCTCCGGGTCGGGAAAGTCGGCGATCGCCTACGAAGCCGAGAAACAGCTGATCAGCAGAGGTCATCTCTCCTTCGTTCTCGACGGAGACAACATCCGGCATGGCTTGAGCGGCGACCTCGGGTTCAGCCCGGAGGACCGGGCGGAGAACGCGAGACGGGTCGCCGAGGTGGGAAGACTGATCGCCGAGACGGGAACGATCGTGCTGATCGCGCTGATCTCACCGGAGCGGAAGGAGCGTGAGCGGGCGCGAACGATCATCGGCAGCCGGCGGTTCTTCGAGGTGTGGATCGCGACGCCTCTGGAAGTGTGCGAGAAGAGAGATCCGAAGGGACTCTACGCGAAGGCCCGGGCGGGGGAGATCGAGAACTTCACGGGGATCTCGGCGCCCTACGAGGAGCCAGAGTTTCCGGCGCTCGTTCTGGCCGAAGAGGGGGAGTCACTCGATGTCTCAGTGGAGAGGTTGCTCGGATTCATCGAGTCGAGCGGGATTCTGAAGAGCGACGAGCGGCGAGTGACGAGCGACGAGTGAAAGACGAGTGACGAGTGGAGAGTGAAAAGAAATGCGAGCGGGAACTGATTCACCGTTACCGTTCACTCGTCACTTTCTTTCACGAGCCCCCGTCCAGATCCTTCGCCGTCCTTCGGCGGCTCAGGATGACGAGGGAGTGGGTTTCGCGAGAGCAAACATTCGTCCACGATCGTCGCTTCACGCAAACACAAACATTCGTCATTCTGAGCCCGGCGGAGCGCGGACGAAGAATCTGGGCGGCGGAACCTACCGTTGATGCGGGACATCCCGCAAGCTCGTAACGGTGTGGCTTGGCTGGATGTTGCTTCACCCTCTTTTCACTCTTCACCCTTCACTCTTCACTCTTCACTCTTCACTCTTCCTAAAGCCAGATCCAGGCGATCATCGGGATCGCGACGGCGGCGACGATGAAGTTCAGAGGCAGGCCCGTCCGCGTGTAATCGGTGAACCGGTATCCGCCGGCGTTCATCACCATCAGGTGCGTCTGGTAGCCGATGGGGGTCGCGAACCCAGCCGAGGCGGCGATGGCAACGGCGATGGCGAAGGCGTGCGGGTTGGCGCCGATCTCGACCGCGGTCGCGATTGCGATCGGAAAGACGATGACCGCGCTCGCCTGATTGGTGAGAAGCTCAGTCAGCAGATTCGTCAGAATGTAGATCGCCGCGAGTACGCCGATCGCGCCGATCGGACGGGTGAGGTCGATGACCTGGTTCGCGACGAGATTGGCCAGCCCGGTCTTCGCGAAGGCCTGGCCGAGTCCGATCCCGGCGGCGACCATGATCACGACCGGAAGATTGACGTTTTTTCGGGCGTCGACGGGCGTGATCACCCGGAATCCGATGACGCCGAGCGCCGCCGCGAGCGACGCAGTCACCAGATCGACCCAGCCGAACGAGACCGCGGTAACCATCAGCGCGACGATCGCCAGAACCACGGGTGCTTTTTTCTTCTCGACCATCTCCTTCCTCCGAACGGGTGAGACGAGGTAGAAGTCGCCGCTGTTCGCCGTCGCGGTCTCGAAGGCGCCGTGACCCTCCACGAGAAGGAGATCTCCCGGCTCCAGGCGGGTCCGCCCGAGCGGTTTCGTCACCCGCTGGCCGCTCCGATGGATCCCGAGGACGACGGCCTCGTAGTTGTTGCGAAAGTCGACGTCGCGGAGAGTTCTGCCGACGAGCGTGGAGTGGGCGGCGACGACCGCGTGGAAGAGCGGGAGCTCCTCCGAGGGGGTGGTCGAGGGGGTTTCGATGGGGCGGACGAGGTCGCCCCGGCCGAGCAGATCGGCCATGATCGAGGGATCGCCGACGAACGCGACGCGATCTCCGGTCTGGAGACGCTGGTCCGGACGGACCGGACCGATCAGCTCGCCGTCCCGATAGATGTGGGCGACGAACGCCCCCTGTAGATTGCGAAGGGCGGCCTCCTCGATCGACCGTCCATCGAGCGGCGAGCCCTCCGGAATCGCGAGCTCGAACTGGAACGCGCGTGCGCTCCGGTCTTCGTCGGTCGCCACCTCGATCCGATCGGGCAGGATCCTCGGTGCGACGAAGATGAGATAGAGCACGCCGACGATCGCGATCGGGACGCCGACGGCGCTCATCTCCCACAACCCGAGCAGCCCGTGTCCGTCGGCGGCCAGCAGCGCCGACACCAGAAGGTTCGTCGAGGTCCCGATCAGGGTCATCGTTCCGCCGATCGTCGTGGCGAACGCCATCGGCATCAGGAGCCTCGACGGAGAAATACCGGCCTTCAGACCCCACTGCCTCACCAGCGGCGTGAGGATCGCCACGAGCGGGGTGTTGTTCGTGAACGCGGAGATCGCGGCGGCCGGAATGATCAGTCCCGCCACCGAACGTGCCGGAGTGGCATTCGGGCGGGGCGCCATCACCGGATAGAGAAACGAGAGCGCACCCGAGCGGATCACCGCCGCCGCCACCACGAACAGCGCCGCGATCGCGAGCACCGCCGGATTGGAGAATCCGACGAGAGCCTCGGAGGGTGTGAGCACGCCGGTGATCATCAGCAGAAGCAGCGCGGCCACGAATACCAGGTCGGGACTCGCGAGCTCCCGGATCAGCGCGATGAAGATGAGCGCGGTTGCCCCGAGCGTGATCCATGCGTCGGGACCGAGCGTCATGCGAGTGCCCTGTCGATCAGCAAACTGTTCGCCGACGCCACAAATCCGGGATTGAGAAACCCCGGCTTTCCATACGTGAGACCGGCCCCCTCGAGCGTTCGAATCGATCCTCCGGCTCCGACGAGAACCGCATGCGCGGCCGCGATGTCCCACTCCATGGTGTTTCCCGCGCGGATGTAGAGGTCCGCCGATCCCTCGGCGACGAGACAGAGCTTGAGCGCGCTTCCCGCAGGGATTCGCGTGCAATCGCCGAATTTCGCGATGATCTCCTCGTCCCTGTCGGTGACGTGATCACGGCTCACGCAGATTCGAACCGGCGAGAACGAGCCCTCCGTGACTCGAATCGTCGCCTCGCGGTCGCCACCGAAGAGGGATGCGCCATCATCGTCGCCGAGGTAGGTGACGTTCTTCGCCGGCAGATGGACGACTCCGAGGACCGGGGTGCCGGATCGGATCAGCGCGACGTTCACGGTGAACTCGCCCGAGTCCTTCAGCAGCTCCTTCGTTCCGTCGAGCGGGTCGACGAGCCAGAATTCATCGGGTATCTGCTCTGGAAGGGAGCTTCCCTCCTCGGAGATGATCGGGATCTCCGAGATCTGCGAGAGCTCGCGCATGATGACTTCGTGTGCGGCTCGATCCGCGGCGGTGACGGGAGATCCGTCGGCCTTGGCGTCGAAGTGAAGGGATTTCGCGGCCATGATCGCGTTTCCGGCCTCACGAACGATTCGGATGAGCTCGTCCTTCATGGTGCGGAAACGGATAGTACAGGAAGACGGGTTGCCGGTTGCCGGTAGCCGGTTGAAAGGCAGTGACCAGTGACCAGTGGCCAGTGTGAGAGACGGTTGCCAGTTGCCAGTTGAAAGGCAGTGGCCAGTGACCAGTGGCCAGTGGCCAGTGAGAGAAACGGTTGCCGGTTGCCGGTTGTGATACTCGTCATCCCGGAGTAATTGACCGGCGTGTTGCCCGGTGAAGCGGCAATGACACTCGTGAGTGCAGGAACAACCGCACTCGCGTACTCAAACCGACGTCATCCCGAGCGGGCGGTCGGGCGGGCAAGCGAGGGACCTTGCAGGGTGGGACATCAGATCAAGCGAAGCGCTGCGAAGTCCACGCAATTTCGTGGTCGTTTCATCAGGAGCCCGGCGGAGCGCGGGCGAAGAATCCGGGCGGGGAAAACCGCTTGAAGAAGACTGGTGTTTCGGGTCAGCCGGCGCCAGCGGGCGACAGCACGTGGCCTGGTGATCCTTGATGGCCCGATCGAATTCACGTAGCCGAGAAAGCCGCCGAAGGCGGCGATAGGTCTTAGCCCCCGGCTTCAGCCGGGGGACAGAAGCTTTCCCACATTTAGTGTCGAGCCCGCTTCAGCGGGCGACAGGTGCGATTGGCGATGTTACGGATACGGACTCGAGGATCCAGTTCGGAGTTTCAGCTGAGACTTCTTAGGGCGTGGCCCGTGCTTGAAATTCGCGATTCTGTCGCCCGCTGAAGCGGGCTTCACACTGTCTTTAAGCAGACGTCTGTCCCCCGGCTGAAGCCGGGGGCTAAGATCTGTCGCCCGCTGGCGCGGGCTGTTCGAAGATCGACGGCTCGCGAGTTCAAGGTTTGAATGGTTCGCAGAGCTCTGACGCCCGCGGCGCGGGCTGAACTTCAGGGGTGATACGGATCAACCGGCTACCGACCGGCCTCACACTGGCCACTGGCCACTGGTCACTGACAACTGGTCACGGGCCGCTGGCAACCGTCTCTCACGCCGGCAACCGGCAACTGGCCACTGGTCACCGGCCGCTGGCAACCGTCTCTCACGCCGGCAACCGGCAACTGGTCATTGGCCACTGGCAGGCCACTGGCAACCGACCTTCACACGTCGTAGTACTCGCGGTACCAGGAGACGAAGCGGCGGATGCCTTCGTCGATCGGAGTGGCCGGGGCGAAGCCGACGTCGCGGGCGAGGTTCTCGACATCGGCGAAGGTCGCCGGGACGTCGCCGGGCTGCATCGGCATCGGGTTGGTCTCGGCCTTTCTCCCGACGGCCTCCTCGATGTGACGGACGAAATCCATCAGCTCGACCGGCGTGTGGTTGCCGATGTTGTAGAGACGATACGGCGCGGAGCTCGTCGCCGGGTCGGGGTCGTCGCCGTCCCAGGAGGGATCGGGCTCCGGAATCCGGTCGGTGACCCGGATGACTCCTTCGACGATGTCGTCGATGTAGGTGAAGTCGCGCCGCATCTTCCCCTCGTTGAAGAGATTGATCGGCTCGCCCGAGAGGATCGCCTTCGTGAAGAGAAAGAGCGCCATGTCGGGGCGGCCCCAGGGACCGTAGACCGTGAAGAATCTCAGCCCGGTCGTCGGGAGGCGGTAGAGGTGGCTGTAGGTATGGGCCATCAGCTCGTTGGCCTTCTTGCTGGCGGCGTAGAGGCTCACCGGGTGGTCGACGACGTCGCTCGTCGAGAACGGCATCCGGGTGTTCGCGCCGTAGATCGAGCTCGAGGAGGCATAGACGAGATGCTCGACTCCGTTGTGCCGGCATCCTTCGAGGATGTTCATGAAACCGACGATGTTGCTGTCGATGTACGCGTGCGGATTCCGCAGCGAATAACGGACCCCGGCCTGAGCGGCGAGATGGATGACGCGCTCGGGCCGCTCGCGAGCGAAGAGATCGGGGATTCCGTCCCGATCCGCGACGTCGAGCTGGACGAACTCGAAGTTCTCGTGAGGCTCGAGCCGGGCGAGCCGGGCTTTCTTGAGCCGGACATCGTAGTAGTCGTTGAGATTGTCGAGGCCGATCACCTCATCCCCGCGGGTGATCAGACGCTCCGCGACGTACATTCCGATGAAACCTGCCGCCCCTGTGACCAGAAGTTTCAAAATTGATTACCCTCTCTATGAGTCCCTGCCGGCTCAGGGAGTTTTCCGCCGGCAGGGCAAGTCTAAAGGATGAAGAAATGAAAGTTCTCGTAACCGGGGGAGCCGGCTACATCGGGTCAGTCGTCGTCGAGAAGCTCGTCGACGGCGGTCACGATGTGGAAATTCTCGACAATCTCTCGACGGGGCATAGAGAAGCAGTGCCCGAAGGCGTTCCTCTCCATGTGATCGATCTCCTCGACCGGGATGCGATGATCACCAACGTGCGGGGAATCGCGCCGGACGCGGTCATGCATCTGGCCGCCGTGGCGGTCGTTCCGGAGTCGGTTGCCGATCCGGGGAAGTACTTCCGCCAGAACGTCACGGGGACGATCAACCTCCTCGATGCGATGGTCGAAGCGAAGGTGGGGAAGATCATCTTCTCATCGACCGCGGCCGTTTACGGCGAACCGGAAGAGTTGCCGATCACCGAAGAAGCGAAGGTCGATCCGACGAATCCCTACGGCGAATCGAAGCTGGCTGTCGAGCGGATGCTTCGCTGGTACGAGAACGCTCATGATCTGCGATATGGGGTTCTCCGGTACTTCAATGCCAGCGGCGCGACCGAGAGGAACGGCGAGCGAAGGGAAGAGGAAACGCATCTGATCCCGCTCGTTCTGGCTGCGGCGACGGGCTCGGGGGAGCCGCTGTCGATCTTCGGCACTGACTGGGATACGCGCGACGGTACCTGCATTCGCGATTACGTTCACGTCGAGGATCTCGCGACGGCGCATCTGAAACTGATCCCGCTGCTCGACCGGCGCAGCGCCACCTACAACCTCGGTTGCGGCGGCGAGGGCTACACGGTGCGCGAAGTCATCGCCGCGGCGGAAAAGGTCACCGGGATGACCGTCCCCTTCGTCGAGGCGCCCAGGAGACCGGGCGATCCCGCCGCGCTGGTAGCCAGCAGCGAAAAGATGAAGCGCGAGACCGGCTGGGAGCCGCAGCACGACGAGCTCGAGAAGATCGTGGCCTCGGCGTGGGAGTGGATGAAGAAGAGTGAAGAGTGAAGAGTGAAGAGTGAAGAGGCAGTTGCCGGTTGCCAGTTGCCGGTTGCCAGTTGCCGGTTGCCCAACTGCATGCACTTGCACCGTCGTTTCACGAGCCCCCGCCCAGATCCTTCGCCGTCCTTCGGCGGCTCAGGATGACGAGTGTTTGGGGGTTGGCGAGAGCAAACATTCGTCCATGATCGTCGCTTCGCGCATACAAGGCATTCGTCATTCTGAGCCCGGCGGAGCGCGGGCGAAGAATCTGGGTGGGGGCTCCTGCGGCTGAAGCCGTGACCTCGCACGATCAAACATCACCCCACCGGGAGGGCGAGGCTCCTGCCGAGCCGCACCGTAACGGAATGGCAGAAAGTTCGTTCAGTGGAAAGATCGAGAGCGAGCCGAGACAAAATGGTCTTCAGGTGACATTTCGGTGGAACGCGACGGAGCGGCTCAGCAGGAGCTTCGCCCTCCCGGTGATGCTCGACATCACGCAAGCTCGTGGCGGTGCGGCCTGCCCCGGCGGAACCAGGAACGAATCGAAACGTCGGATTGTTTGACGGCCTGTCCCGCTCAAATGCGAAAGGATTTCCTCTTGATGATTCGACGATCAGTTCTGACTCTTCTCCTTACGGCGATCCCCGCGACGGTGCTCGCCGGGCCGGCCGACAATCCCAAAGTCGAAAAGTGGATGCGGAGGGCGATGACGCAGTGTCCTTCACCCACCTGGGATTTTGCCTCGGTCGATCAGCCGCTGCCGCCCGGTCTCGAGGCCTACCGGCTTCGCCAGATCTCGGAGTCGGCGAACTGCCGGGAAACCATTTTTGCTCTCGTCACCGAGTCCGGACAGATTCTCGCCGGCCAGATCGTCCCGCTCAGCAGCGAGCCGGTCAGTCCCGCGGCGAAGATCGAAGCTCTCTTCACCGAGCGGATGAAAATGGACGTCGACGTCGAGGTGACCGCTGCGCCTCTGAAGGACGGCATCCGGGAAGTGATCATCCGGAAGAAGTCCCCGACCGGGGTGGTCCCGATCCGCGGCTGGCTCGACGCATCGCAGCGACTGTTCGTCCTCGGCCGGCGGGGCGACATCGACAGGGACGCGGGAATGACCCTGCTCGATGATCTCGAGGCCGGGCGAGGGGCCTCGAAAGGCCCGTCGAATGCTCAGATCCGCATCGTCGAGCTGTCCGACCTTCAATGCCCGTCGTGTCGGCGAGGACACGAGATCATGGCTCCCCTGCTCGAGAAGTACGGCGACAGAATCCACTACACACGGCTCGATCTTCCGATCAGCGATTCTCATGAGTGGACGATGAAGGCTTCG from Acidobacteriota bacterium encodes the following:
- a CDS encoding DsbA family protein — encoded protein: MIRRSVLTLLLTAIPATVLAGPADNPKVEKWMRRAMTQCPSPTWDFASVDQPLPPGLEAYRLRQISESANCRETIFALVTESGQILAGQIVPLSSEPVSPAAKIEALFTERMKMDVDVEVTAAPLKDGIREVIIRKKSPTGVVPIRGWLDASQRLFVLGRRGDIDRDAGMTLLDDLEAGRGASKGPSNAQIRIVELSDLQCPSCRRGHEIMAPLLEKYGDRIHYTRLDLPISDSHEWTMKASQAAVSIQKLAPEHYWGFVDFIFANQPTITAATIDEVIRDYVTGVGIDWTRFEKQYESKALRSDLNDQVGRAFSNGIFATPTFLVNGRSIFYGPGGAELEAYMKTLMGE